CCCATAAATAAACCGTGATCAGAAGTGAAAATAATTATGGTGTTATTATCTAATTTCAAATCATGTAGCTTTTTTTGTAATTTACCAACCAATCGATCAATTCCTGTCATCGCCTCTAACTGGCGGATATACCTTTCTTTTTGTGCTTGAGGTGTATCGATATAATTATAACCTGATTGCCTATCTTCTGCTCTAAGCAAATCTGCAGGCAATTTTGGTGTTTTTATAGCTGCTTTGGCGATATATCCTTCAGGTAAAGGAATTTCCATATCACGATACATAGTTTTATAAATTGCATCATCGGTAGGTTTCATTTTCATCGTACTCGTACTTGCACCATGTGGCAAATTGAAATTAATTGACAATAAAAATGGTTTGTTATCAGGTCTCTTTTCTAAAAAATGGATTGCTCCTTTTAATTTTCTCGCATTAGAATCTATAAAATCATCAACTCCTTCTTGAATAACTTCGACTTGTGTATCTGCAATAGCATCGTTAAATATTTCGTGTATTTCTTTAGGATAAAATCCCAAATGACCATGCCCGGCATACCAGTAGTCAAAACTTTTCTCCATCACACCACTTTCATAACCACCTTTGCCAATTGGCACGTGATTTTTACCAATCCAACCTGTGTAATACCCTGCTGATCGCATCAACATAGGAAAGGAATTTTGCCAAGCCTCATCAGAAACACTAGTTCCTGAATTAAAGTTTACAGCATGTTTTCGTTCAAATTGCCCCAACAAAATGGAAGTTCTGCTTGGGGTACAAATAGCGCTAGTAATATGTGCATTGGTAAAGAGCACGCCTTCTTTAGCCAATTTATCAATATTTGGAGTTTGCACGATAGAATTACCTGTGCACCCTAACATATTATATGATTGATCATCAGTTAGTATAAATACAATATTTGGTTTTTCTTGAGCATTTGCAAATGCATAAATTGCAAAAAATATAACATATAAAATGTGTTTTAATTTTTCCATTTTAATTCGTTGTTTTAACCGTGAGTTTTGTTGCTTCTAAATTATTCGAACTTGCTGTAATATGAATTTCACCGGATTTCTCAGTAGATTTAACTACCAATAAACACAAACCTTGAAAAGCTTTTCTTTCTGGTATTTGAAAAGATGCTAAAGAATTTGCATCTCCGTTACCTACTGCCGCCAATTTTCCTAAACCTGCAATAGAAAATGTTACCAAATTATCAGCATTCGGACATAAATTTCCTTCCTTATCTTCTATTCTTACCGTTATAAAAGAAAGATCTTCATCATCTGCATTAATAACAGATCTATCTGCTTCTAATTTTATTTTGGCTGGCACTCCTGCTGTATTAATCTGTTTTGTAGTAGCAATCTCACCGTTTACATAACCCACAACTTTGATAGTTCCTGGTTGGTACGGCACAGCCCAAGAAAGACGATATTTAGTTTTATACATTCCTTTTTCAAAGTCATGAAACTCTGAAGGAATTTCTGTAAAATCCTTTCCTTTTATTTTCTTACCGAAAGATTTCCCATTCACAAAAAGTTCTACTTCTTCACAGTTTGTATAAGAATAAACCGGAATTTCTTGTCCTTCTTTCCCTTCCCAATTCCAATGTGGCAATACATGCACCATTGGTTCGGTAGTCCACTGACTTTGATACAAATAATAACGATCTTTAGGAAAACCTGCTAAATCTACCGGTGCGAAATAAGAAGAACGTGATGGCCAATCGTCATTCCAATGACCATTTGTGGAATTATCTCTACCACCATACGGTGTTGGTTCTCCTAAATAATCAAATCCTGTCCAAATAAATTCACCCAAAGATTTAGGTTCGGCTTCTTGTGCATCAAACTCAACATCAGGCGCATATGCCCAAGGTGGCCCTATAATGGCATCATAGCTTGAAACTTGATTGGTTTCATGTCTTTCATTAAATTCAATAGGTAAATGGTATACTCCTCTACTACTTGTCATCGAGGAAGTTTCAGATCCATACACAATTCTATTGGGATTTTGCGTTAAAATTTCTCCATACCTTTTTGGCCAATAATTCATTCCTATCACATCTACATAATCTGCCAACTTATTTTTAAAAGGAGCTGGATAATAATTAAATCCGATGGTGGTTGGTCTTGTAGGATCTTCCTCATGACAAATATCGTTTAACTCTTTCGTGATTTTCCAACCATCTGGTCTGCTTTGCTCTAAAATTTCATTACCAATACTCCACATAATTACAGATGGATGATTGCGATCTCTGTTAATCATATCTCGAAGATCAATTTCATGCCACTCCTCCCAAAACTTATGATAACCATTTTCTACTTTTCCTATTTTCCATTCATCAAACGCTTCAACAATAACTACTATTCCTAACGCATTACAAACTTTTAGCATCTCTGGCGATGGCGGATTATGGCTTGTACGCAATGCGTTTACACCCATACTCTGCATGATTTGCATTTGTCGTTCTTTGGCTCTATAGTTAATTGCAGCACCTAACGGACCTTGATCATGATGCATACAGACCCCATTTAATTCAACCTGCTTCCCATTTAAACTAAAACCGTTATTTGCATCAAATTCAATGGTTCGCACACCAAAATCACTTTGAAAAGCATCTATTTTCTTATTCCTAATCTTGATACTACTTATTGCCTTGTACATATAAGAATTACCCATTTGCCAAAGTTGCGCATTTTTAATAACTAGATTTTGCGTAACTTCTTTTTGTGAATTACTTTTTAAAATTACTGGTGTTTCTTGGTTCGTTACTAGTTTGCCGTTTGCATCTATAATTACCGTTTCTAAAGTTGCTTTTACCTCTTTGGCACTTGTGTTTTTAATTTTAGTAGCTATGGCAACATCAGCAACACCATTGACAACTTTTGGTGTCGTTATCTTAGTGCCCCATTGCGGAATGTGTACAGCGCTCTTTATTTTTAATCGAACATTTCTATAAATTCCTGCTCCTGAATACCATCTAGAAGCCAAATCTTCCGGCGCCAATTGAACAGCTATAATGTTGTCTTTACCAAATTGAATATGCTCGGTTAAATCAAATGAAAAACCGACATATCCATAAGGTCTTTCTCCAATATAAATACCATTTAACCAAACCTTTGCATTGCTCATAGCTCCGTCAAACTCTATAGAAATCTGTTTATTCTCCTCATTTTTTGCTACCGTAAAATGTTTTCTATACCAAGCTACGCCATGCACGGGCAAACCCCCTGTGCGAGCATTATATTTTTTATCAAATGGACCTTCAATTGCCCAATCATGTGGTAGATTTAATTTCCGCCATTGCGTATCGTTATAATCCAACATTTCGGCATCTGGTAGAGAATCTTTATGAAAAAGCCAATTTTTATTAAAATTTATAGTGCCAAAATCTTGTTTATTTTGTTCATAACTAAAAGATACTTGCACCAAAAAAAAGGCAAGTGCAAAACTTATTTTGACTGTTTTTTTCATGTTTTAGAGTTATTATTGTTTTGTAACATATACATAATTAGCATTGAACTGCTTTCCATCTATTGTTTCAAACCAAGATTTAAATTTGTATTTTCCTTTTTTCCTGACTTCCGCATTTTAACACCCAAAATCAAAAATGAAAAATTTTAGCAATAGTTTTGTGTTCATCTGTTAGTATCAAGGTTTTTTTGATGTACTCATTTTGTTGTGGATTATATACTTCTAATTGGAATATACTTTGTAAAATATCAATTACTTTTTCTGCTGATAAATCGGTTTTTCGTTTTTTAAGTATTCTTTCCAACTCTTTATAAACCTTATAAGCTACAAAATTCAAACAAATATGCGCTTCTATTCTACGCTGTAAACGATGATATATAGGGCGAACTTTTAAATCTGTTTTGCTAATCCTAAAAGCTCTTTTGATCCCGTGTGCTCATTAATCCAGTTTTCGGCGATCTTTATCAATTCTGTTTCCTGTCCAGATGTTTTATAAGAGCCAAAACTTTTTAAAACCTTGTACTTGCCAGTGGATTTATCCACAACCTGAATATAAGTGTATCCTTTATTATGTTTTAACCTACGAATAAACATCAAAACGAAGGTAAAAAATAAATTTAACACCCAAAATAGAAAAATTAAAAATATTAAAGTATTGAACTACAACATATTAGATCCTTGCAGAATGGAAAATCTAAAAATGTGCGGAAGTCAGGTGTTTTTTTCATGTTTTAGAGTTATTATTGTTTTGTAACATATACATAATTAGCATTGAACTGCTTTCCATCTATTGTTTCAAACCAAGATTTAAATTTGTATTTTCCTTTTTTTAGCTTAATGCTGATACTAGCTTTTTTCATAGTAGCATCCACTTTTAATTCTTTTTGTTGATTACCAATTAAAATTCCTGCATTTACAATTGGTAAAGCTGCAGCAGCGGGAAACTCAAAAACAGTAGTATTTGGAATGGCTTCTCTTTTTGTAATACCCTCGGTTATCTTTGCAGGGATTTCTTCCGGCCAACGAGCAAGCGCAAAAGTGTAGGTAGCATCTTCTAAAATTTCAATGGTATGATAACCATTGTACACCACACCTTCTCTTTGTAGAATTTGATTCCAAGGCATTTCTTGCTTCTCATCATCGGGATGTGCATCATGGATAAATAAGGTGGTTTTCGGACTTTCTTTTGAACAAATAGGAATATACGCTGTTTTCTTTAAAGCTGGTTGTAAACTTTTCCACCAGGTATCATAACCCGTTCTCAATTGCTGTTTAATTTCAGGAAATTGTGTTGCAACATTTGTTTTTTGAGCAGGATCGCTATTAATATTATACAACTTATCTCCATCTATCAATCTCCAATCTCCCATCATGGTAGCCGACATTTGCCATTTTTGAGCAACTTCTTCCCGCTGTGAATCTGTTACAATAATTCTATTTTCAAAATTCTTCTGGTTACCGTTTAATAAAGGAATCAAGCTGACACCATCAAAATGTGCAGATTTTGGCTTTTTTAAATGCAATAAGTCTATTAAAGTTGGTAAGAGATCAATATGTGCGGTAAGCGCTTCTATCTCATTTACTTTTTTCAATTGCCCTCCTTTATACTGCATAAAAAGCGGCACACGATGACCACCTTCTAACGGACTTCCTTTTCTACCAGACATACCTGCATTATATCCTTTTACTAATTCTCCGTTTTTAAACGACATTCCATCTGCTCCACCATTATCTGTTAAAAAAATAAGCAAGGTATTTTCTTCTAAATGGTTAGAAGTTAGAAAGTCTTTTAACTTTCCTATATTTTCATCAATATTTTCAATCATACCATAAAAGGCCGCATTTGGAATTTTAGGATTGTCTTTATAGCGTTGTGTATATTTATCAGCTACAAATAGCGGAGAATGAGCGGCATTAGTCGAAATATAACAAAGAAATGGTTTACCAGCTTTTTGTTTATCTAACATAAACTTTTTGGCATTATCAAACCAAATATCGGTACAGTACCCTTCAAACTTTGTTGGTTTTCCATTTTTTAGGTACGTATCATCAAAATAATCATTATCCCAATAATCGGATTGCTGTTGTACGCCACCTCCACCATGCGTTATGACTTCTTCAAATCCTCTATCCTGTGGACGATAAGGGTAGTTATCGCCTAAATGCCATTTTCCAAAAAGTCCGGTTGCATAGCCATTGCTCTTAAAAATATCTGCCATGGTTACTTCGTCAGCGTACATAATAGATCGACCAGCAATGGTATGCCAAGCTCCTGTTCTATTGGAATAATGTCCGGTTAATAATGCTCCCCTTGTTGGAGAACATGTGGGACTTACATGAAAATTGGTAAAGCATGTACTTTTATCGTGTAGCTTATCTAGATTCGGAGTGTGCAAATAAGGATTCCCGAGAGCAGCAATATCTCCATAACCTTGATCGTCTGAAATAACAATAACTACATTCGTTTTTTGTTGTGAGAATATGTTATTCGTAGTTATATGAACTAGAAAAATAAACAAAATTGAGATTTTGGAAAGCGTTAATTTAGTCATCGTCAACTTTATTAAAAATTACTATCTACCGAAATTAAATAAACTCTTACAACTATGCTAGGTACACAAACTTTTGTTACTTTAATTGAATCATATCTTGTAGTAAAAAATTTAAAAGTGCCAAATCTCGCTAGAAAATGAATAAAACCGTCATTTGGAATCAAGCTTTTTCGTAATGAGGCAATCTTTAGAATATCACTTTGAGTAAAATCCTGACAGATAGCTAAGCTCCCTAAGTCGCTTGTTGATTAGGTAAAAATCAACTTTTAAGACAGCCTCTTTATCATATTAAAATTTAGCAAAAAATGTCAATTCACTTTGAACATTTGATGTTTACTATTATTATTTATGACTAAAACTAGGTTGCCTAAAGCGCTTTTTAACTCCAGCATATTTCTTGTATCTTTTGGAGCAAAGAAGCCCGAATCTTGGTTAGACAAAAAACTAAAACTATGGTTAGAATTTCCTACTAATAAAGATCCAATTCCAGCATCAGCTCTTGTAGTTTCCACTTCTGACTGAAAGTTATTTCCAACAAACAGTAAATCCATTTTGTTATCGTGATTAAAATCAGCATAAATAATTCCATTTATTGGAGATTTCTGTAGTTCATTCGAAAAAGATTCAAAACTAAAGTTACCGTTACCATCATTTCTAAAAATTCCCGATCGGAATTCATTTACAGAAAAGTGAAGGGCACTTTTAACACCTTCCCCTAGAATTCCTACCAAATCTCTATTAGCAAAATCTCCATACGATTTTATTTTATTTGCCAAGTGTGGCATTTGCTGCGCCGTACACCCTTTACCTCGAATAGGAACTTCTTTGTCATCAACATATTTGGCAAGCATAATATCTTCAACTCCGTTAAAATCAAAATCTTTAGTATAAATTTGAAAGGGCTTTTCTTTAGAAGCATGGAATTTATAATTCAAGCCAAGATTACCAGCAATAATGTCTTGATCTCCGTCCTTATCAATATCGGCAACATGTAATTTATTCCACCAACCTGTGGTTTCAGCAAGAGTTTTAAAACTAACACTTTTTATCAATTTATTGTCCTGATTTAAAAACACTTGAATTCCCATCCATTCACCAGTAACCACCAAATCTAATTTTTCATCTTTATTCATATCAGCCCAAACAGCATCGGTAACCATACCGATTTGCTCTAATTCTGGTGCTGTTGTAGCTGTTACATTACTGAATTTACCTTGATCATTATGAAGCAAATAACTAGTAGGTGCATATGGGTATTTATTTGGAATCACTCTTCCGCCAACAAACAAGTCAAGATCTCCATCTTGGTCATAATCACAAGCTTTTACAATAGAACCCGCTGTTGTCATTTCTGGTAAACTTCCATTTGCCTTTATAAAGTTTCCGCTTCCTTGATTTAGGTACAACCTATCTTGTAATAATTCTACAGTTTTAGAAAACTCATAACTTCCGCTTACAACATACAAATCTTGATCTCCATCATTATCTGCATCAAAAAATAAGGCGCCAACGTCTTCTGCTTGTTTATCTGCTTCAAAAGCAGAAATTGGTTTAACTTGAAAACTACCATCTTTTTGACTTAGCAATAATTGCCCAACCTGATTATGACCTCCTCCCAAGTAAATATCATCAAAACCATCATTATTTATATCTTCTTTTGCCACAGCAGGACCTGTTTGGGATAATTTATGCGGCAATAAAATTTGCGTTTCAAAATCATTATAATATGGATCTATATGTTTAAAGTCAAATGGAATTTCGGTCACTAAGGTCTCATTTTGTACTGGTACAATTTCTTGAATTTTAGCATCTTCATAATTAATTTGAAGCACTTGATTCGTTTTAACTTTGGGAAGAATTTGTTTTTTACCATCTAGCCAAATAACTTCTAACTTTTCAATAACATCCTCTTTTTTTAATCCGAAATGAACTTTGTTCGAAACCGAAGATAAAAACCCTCTTGAATTGATCAATTGTCTTGTTTGAATTGTTTTATCTTCTAAATACAACTTAAAAAATACTCCATTGCCAAAAGTATTTTCTGAAGGTCCGTTACATGAAATCTGTAAATAATTACCAAGACCTTTTTCAATGGCGTTATTTTTTAAAACAGTGGCATTTTCGTTAATATTATTCACGACTATATCCAAATCTCCATCATTATCTAAATCG
The nucleotide sequence above comes from Aureibaculum algae. Encoded proteins:
- a CDS encoding sulfatase-like hydrolase/transferase; translation: MEKLKHILYVIFFAIYAFANAQEKPNIVFILTDDQSYNMLGCTGNSIVQTPNIDKLAKEGVLFTNAHITSAICTPSRTSILLGQFERKHAVNFNSGTSVSDEAWQNSFPMLMRSAGYYTGWIGKNHVPIGKGGYESGVMEKSFDYWYAGHGHLGFYPKEIHEIFNDAIADTQVEVIQEGVDDFIDSNARKLKGAIHFLEKRPDNKPFLLSINFNLPHGASTSTMKMKPTDDAIYKTMYRDMEIPLPEGYIAKAAIKTPKLPADLLRAEDRQSGYNYIDTPQAQKERYIRQLEAMTGIDRLVGKLQKKLHDLKLDNNTIIIFTSDHGLFMGEQGLGGKALCYEKTTHVPIIILDPRLKKKSRGFVSNALVQTIDLAPTMLTYGGVSLPNSFQGKSIINLVEGKKEEPRTYLLTENLWSTQFGNPRCEAVQDKEWKYIRYYKNNTISASKKIKVAKQFGIPINKMLYVVHDIDLVTYRDFVESPLQGEQPVYEELYHLKTDPQEFDNVIEDSKNEAVLNRLKSAWKTEITKARGTEAPKVYRYTAESQLESNMIIEPK
- a CDS encoding glycoside hydrolase family 2 TIM barrel-domain containing protein, which encodes MKKTVKISFALAFFLVQVSFSYEQNKQDFGTINFNKNWLFHKDSLPDAEMLDYNDTQWRKLNLPHDWAIEGPFDKKYNARTGGLPVHGVAWYRKHFTVAKNEENKQISIEFDGAMSNAKVWLNGIYIGERPYGYVGFSFDLTEHIQFGKDNIIAVQLAPEDLASRWYSGAGIYRNVRLKIKSAVHIPQWGTKITTPKVVNGVADVAIATKIKNTSAKEVKATLETVIIDANGKLVTNQETPVILKSNSQKEVTQNLVIKNAQLWQMGNSYMYKAISSIKIRNKKIDAFQSDFGVRTIEFDANNGFSLNGKQVELNGVCMHHDQGPLGAAINYRAKERQMQIMQSMGVNALRTSHNPPSPEMLKVCNALGIVVIVEAFDEWKIGKVENGYHKFWEEWHEIDLRDMINRDRNHPSVIMWSIGNEILEQSRPDGWKITKELNDICHEEDPTRPTTIGFNYYPAPFKNKLADYVDVIGMNYWPKRYGEILTQNPNRIVYGSETSSMTSSRGVYHLPIEFNERHETNQVSSYDAIIGPPWAYAPDVEFDAQEAEPKSLGEFIWTGFDYLGEPTPYGGRDNSTNGHWNDDWPSRSSYFAPVDLAGFPKDRYYLYQSQWTTEPMVHVLPHWNWEGKEGQEIPVYSYTNCEEVELFVNGKSFGKKIKGKDFTEIPSEFHDFEKGMYKTKYRLSWAVPYQPGTIKVVGYVNGEIATTKQINTAGVPAKIKLEADRSVINADDEDLSFITVRIEDKEGNLCPNADNLVTFSIAGLGKLAAVGNGDANSLASFQIPERKAFQGLCLLVVKSTEKSGEIHITASSNNLEATKLTVKTTN
- a CDS encoding arylsulfatase; translated protein: MTKLTLSKISILFIFLVHITTNNIFSQQKTNVVIVISDDQGYGDIAALGNPYLHTPNLDKLHDKSTCFTNFHVSPTCSPTRGALLTGHYSNRTGAWHTIAGRSIMYADEVTMADIFKSNGYATGLFGKWHLGDNYPYRPQDRGFEEVITHGGGGVQQQSDYWDNDYFDDTYLKNGKPTKFEGYCTDIWFDNAKKFMLDKQKAGKPFLCYISTNAAHSPLFVADKYTQRYKDNPKIPNAAFYGMIENIDENIGKLKDFLTSNHLEENTLLIFLTDNGGADGMSFKNGELVKGYNAGMSGRKGSPLEGGHRVPLFMQYKGGQLKKVNEIEALTAHIDLLPTLIDLLHLKKPKSAHFDGVSLIPLLNGNQKNFENRIIVTDSQREEVAQKWQMSATMMGDWRLIDGDKLYNINSDPAQKTNVATQFPEIKQQLRTGYDTWWKSLQPALKKTAYIPICSKESPKTTLFIHDAHPDDEKQEMPWNQILQREGVVYNGYHTIEILEDATYTFALARWPEEIPAKITEGITKREAIPNTTVFEFPAAAALPIVNAGILIGNQQKELKVDATMKKASISIKLKKGKYKFKSWFETIDGKQFNANYVYVTKQ
- a CDS encoding VCBS repeat-containing protein, translated to MSCKKMSFFQSCIFISFFVLFSCIDKNKKQEIEENDLQKKMLFTKIASKESGIEFNNKMVETIDANYYQYMYAYIGGGVASADFNNDGFVDLFFISNTFDNKLYLNKGDFKFEDITKNSGIEKREGFDSGVTVADVNQDGFLDIYIVRGGSNSDNKKFANMLYINNGDLTFTEKAAEFGLADENRGIQATFFDYDNDGDLDVYISNTPDMTRKMEVLDLIAVQTSPETIAAKGSDKLYQNDGNGHFKDVSIKAGIMPDLGFGLNPQVGDLNNDGWLDVYVCNDFNMPDFVYINNQDGTFTESRNKTVKHMSFNSMGGDMADINNDGLEDVLTLDMNPQDYVRSKTTMGMTSIPMFEQMVASNYHYQYMHNMLQLNNGNGTFSEISQLAGIGNTDWSWSLLSADFDLDGYTDIYVTNGVFRDVIDKDKNNEILAILKKNNRKPTKEDFLKFSQMLPQQKLVNYFFKNNGDLTFEDTSTKWTDSIPTFSNGAIYADLDNDGDLDIVVNNINENATVLKNNAIEKGLGNYLQISCNGPSENTFGNGVFFKLYLEDKTIQTRQLINSRGFLSSVSNKVHFGLKKEDVIEKLEVIWLDGKKQILPKVKTNQVLQINYEDAKIQEIVPVQNETLVTEIPFDFKHIDPYYNDFETQILLPHKLSQTGPAVAKEDINNDGFDDIYLGGGHNQVGQLLLSQKDGSFQVKPISAFEADKQAEDVGALFFDADNDGDQDLYVVSGSYEFSKTVELLQDRLYLNQGSGNFIKANGSLPEMTTAGSIVKACDYDQDGDLDLFVGGRVIPNKYPYAPTSYLLHNDQGKFSNVTATTAPELEQIGMVTDAVWADMNKDEKLDLVVTGEWMGIQVFLNQDNKLIKSVSFKTLAETTGWWNKLHVADIDKDGDQDIIAGNLGLNYKFHASKEKPFQIYTKDFDFNGVEDIMLAKYVDDKEVPIRGKGCTAQQMPHLANKIKSYGDFANRDLVGILGEGVKSALHFSVNEFRSGIFRNDGNGNFSFESFSNELQKSPINGIIYADFNHDNKMDLLFVGNNFQSEVETTRADAGIGSLLVGNSNHSFSFLSNQDSGFFAPKDTRNMLELKSALGNLVLVINNNSKHQMFKVN